One Thunnus albacares chromosome 12, fThuAlb1.1, whole genome shotgun sequence genomic region harbors:
- the LOC122993315 gene encoding myomegalin-like isoform X6, translating to MSNGYRTLSQHLNDLKKENFSLKLRIYFLEERIQQKYEESSEDVYRTNIELKVEVESLKQELQEKQQLLDKALTTAESLTNHNEAELQRRCQERQQEIDHMQQVLETKIQLLQEEAQLARSEAERMASLAGSHSHASLLSLDIPMEDIPEDERPPSFLSPSNANKDRVIEELTKELRSKEALITELSGEKTTLSLRVGELEGQVHELSSSLLQKDKDVEFYQEELGRERLRIEQEMQSLVEEQQSQLNQYECAAGQCVSELQKAQLQVQSLQAKVHESEANNLKLQEKLTEMECELRSLRQATQSQERTIQGLTESINTKDSEAQDLYQLIEGQNTTLCKLRELAHRNQLAQCKAPEGVSESLTLAQLQGELVGVQSSLFSLGLELEASQRSLRQSQRQGDDLVRFKDRLNSDLQEALQHRDVTEKHNQDLRCALQKIRSELQAKEASLKESEAERLSLVQERDRSIAQLKHSLQDKEQQLQEYSDMLESTGSSKPRDALLEKLRERIKDRDRALERSIDDKFRCVEEREGQVRRLQLALREKERDLERLRCILSNNEETITTLDALVRGKELELEQAAEAYRNLQWLKQQSEEKERNTLREKETIISQLQAALQARSQETQDLTAALVARVQAGPTEVVEELKARLALKEKLFQELLSDRSRQSNEHQTQVQDLLNTLSSKDQYLQDNSYRLSVVISERTGQLQELRRQLSLREQELCELRRDKEREMGGETEHLQTLLKEKEAFIKELMQGQEEAMQSSSKESEAEMKAIQEELQLVLKKEREAQKELSALRLSLAHQQTTKDSTDHQRVLEQLVSEYHKLNDALRAEKRLYQSLTHIHTKSDSSSEKIQTLHTELDSVQALRGQLEEVLARTRNMALVLERAAKRQPDFGELSTEEEEEEEEGDDEDGSSDEFTDSIEEDDEKVTARSLASIQTSGRASGPEGVSGGLVRGLLAQRANGERDLQQLEKAKTTLERELEEIRSQLERDGYTSVAQMRSALQRLQQENQFLKANQGRAGVLGLRTNTEENHRSLNQEEEEEEEEEEEEEDIEEEEEDEEEETSSVPVGKRGPPCVSLSKERGKRHCTRPCSLEPGTLTSHHYKHQPETEVEPAGDRSEVGALWQDIDEGLREQAARLCSDLALSRQENRELQERLMVSEATVHAQAEQLKDYRDLLTETSVQQASKQVQVDLQDLGYETCGRSENEAEREDASSPEFDDLEMCTSLSHHQDYEGVGGSWYTGNSNNRGAYDEMGDESASLQHLVQDLRSQLTRCHKVIRGLQLRVRSLSATSDYASSLERTPRKVNWAFETSPAPSGVEEDEGWMSDTQAIRSGSKPSRELQELMARVASLEAQLKTSKLEGKVQAEEGKCATWPGKYNSLIQAQARELSHLRQRMREGQGICHILTQHLGDTTKAFEELLRANDIDYYMGQSFREQLAQSSALAQRVVTKISGRDHADSHDDKTGHELLALRLSKELQQKDKIIESLHTKLQQRPETPSSCQALSETTDHSDRTSLVSDEYRTNEDLELSSDLDAREYQEEQQLRQPGHGSEQDVRPSIPSPRGLLKSSHSCPNMLSSAPVALTTQFSRALVNEPVSSSFSVPSGPDVWGMEVTSDTRPRALSVIAVRPELDTLYKQMNEQNRGFTVPHDKALFTLSPGARNQHDLSTYSPLSHHAFQQYQLSGIPEGHSLKSDSGLVTGGTLWDMDNMAQQVGSFSGSPGHQLGNSHAGVNLIEEHLREVRCLRQRLEESIRTNERLRQQLEERLATAGRDGGAPTNIYIQGLDTVSQLSNEIRVLKEENLSLQSRLQASTDTCEELVQLREAVFTARARLKQAELEAEQWKEELRRLQAHSQEQGQQIHTLRQERQASQEKTNRLQHEVSLLQQQLCESRELIHSLQSELQVYDRVCSSTKASKGYLCELPGLPVELGELLGEVRSLRAQLQNSVQENSALKQLELHKQLEQKLGVGSPRTPSLSALTASPQRENFYRRQLLHDPAPSPPVRDIGLFNCGSPGPPYSDLDDSHSTANDPLDPHSELEGEAPDGSFSNRNGRHAIGHVDDFSALQQQVLEGRSLVQRMETTLQACLGPPLLEGGQKQNRELVLDYGCVKSLLTNTKTLRQILEEVMSLLKMFWRAALPSTDPSIQNLKKEQCMQEEILSLKLRISEQEEVLKGTIQRLRSTSRTKESMEHFIVNQLSRTRDVLKKARTNLEKNELRLSSLSSSSSSPCAAEDPGGAAREQPADRSFLKTSGASGVAGVAAANQRPAARKRSSQCLL from the exons ATGTCTAACGGTTACCGTACTTTGTCACAGCACCTGAATGACCTGAAGAAGGAGAACTTCAGCCTCAAGCTCCGCATCTACTTCCTGGAGGAGAGGATACAGCAGAAGTACGAGGAGAGCAGCGAAGATGTCTACCGCACG AACATCGAGCTGAAGGTGGAAGTAGAGAGCTTGAAGCAGGAGCTCCAGGAGAAACAGCAGCTTCTGGACAAAGCCCT CACGACAGCAGAGAGCTTGACCAATCACAATGAGGCGGAGCTGCAGAGACGGTGTCAGGAGAGACAGCAGGAAATCGACCACATGCAGCAAGTTCTTGAGACCAAGATTCAGCTCCTGCAGGAG gaggCCCAGTTAGCACGCAGTGAGGCTGAGCGGATGGCCTCGCTAGCTGGATCACACTCCCATGCCTCCCTGCTCTCCCTAGACATCCCCATGGAGGACATCCCTGAGGACGAGAGGCCTCCGAGCTTCCTGTCTCCGTCCAACGCCAACAAAGACAG gGTAATAGAGGAGCTGACTAAAGAGCTTCGCTCTAAGGAGGCCCTCATCACAGAGCTGAGCGGAGAGAAAACGACTCTCTCACTGAGGGTGGGAGAGCTGGAGGGACAGGTTCATGAGCTGTCTTCATCTCTGCTGCAGAAGGACAAGGATGTGGAG TTCTATCAGGAGGAACTTGGTCGAGAGAGGCTGCGCATTGAACAGGAAATGCAG AGCCTCGTTGAGGAGCAGCAGAGTCAACTGAACCAGTATGAGTGTGCGGCtggtcagtgtgtcagtgagcTGCAGAAGGCCCAGCTCCAAGTTCAATCCCTGCAGGCAAAGGTCCATGAGAGCGAGGCCAACAATTTG AAGTTGCAGGAGAAGCTGACTGAGATGGAGTGTGAGCTGCGTTCACTCCGTCAGGCTACTCAGAGTCAAGAACGAACCATCCAGGGCCTCACAGAGTCCATCAACACCAAAGACAGTGAG GCCCAGGACCTGTACCAGCTGATCGAAGGACAGAACACCACACTGTGTAAGCTGCGAGAATTGGCCCACCGCAACCAACTAGCACAATGCAAG GCTCCAGAGGGGGTCAGCGAGTCCTTGACGCTTGCCCAGCTGCAGGGTGAGTTGGTAGGAGTGCAAAGCTCCCTGTTCTCACTGGGTTTGGAGCTGGAGGCCAGTCAGAGGAGTCTGAGACAGAGCCAGAGGCAAGGAGACGACCTGGTTAGGTTCAAAGACAGACTCAACTCTGATCTACAGGAGGCACTGCAGCACAGAGAtgtcactgaaaaacacaaccag GACCTCCGCTGTGCCCTTCAGAAAATTCGCTCTGAGCTGCAGGCTAAAGAAGCATCTCTGAAGGAGAGCGAGGCAGAGAGACTCTCTCTGGTGcaggaaagagacagaagcattGCACAGCTCAAACACTCTCTGCAGGACAAGGAGCAACAGTTACAG GAGTATTCAGACATGTTGGAGTCAACAGGAAGCTCCAAACCAAGAGATGCCCTGCTGGAGAAACTAAGAGAGCGTATTAAAGATAGAGACAGAGCTCTggag CGCTCCATCGATGACAAGTTTCGCTGTGTGGAGGAGCGTGAGGGCCAGGTGAGGAGGCTGCAACTAGCTCTCAGGGAGAAGGAACGAGACCTGGAGAGACTCCGCTGCATCCTGTCCAACAATGAGGAGACCATCACG ACTCTGGATGCTTTGGTGCGAGGTAaagagctggagctggagcaggCGGCCGAGGCCTACAGGAACCTCCAGTGGCTGAAACAGCAGAgcgaggagaaggagagaaatactctgagagagaaagaaaccaTCATCAGCCAGCTACAGGCAGCTTTGCAGGCACGCAGCCAGGagacacag GATCTGACAGCAGCCCTCGTTGCCAGAGTTCAGGCTGGTCCCACTGAGGTTGTGGAAGAGCTGAAGGCTCGGCTGGCGCTCAAAGAGAAGCTCTTCCAGGAGCTGTTGTCAGACCGCAGCCGCCAGTCTAATGAACACCAAACACAGGTCCAGGACCTGCTCAACACTCTCAGCTCCAAAGACCAGTATCTGCAG gacAACTCCTACAGGCTGTCTGTGGTGATTAGTGAGCGGACAGGCCAGCTGCAGGAGCTACGCAGACAGCTGTCATTGAGAGAGCAGGAGCTGTGCGAGCTGAGACGGGACAAGGAGAGGGAGATGGGAGGAGAGACGGAGCATCTGCAGACTCTGCTGAAAGAGAAGGAAGCCTTTATCAAG GAGCTGATGCAGGGCCAGGAGGAGGCGATGCAATCGTCCTCAAAAGAGAGCGAGGCAGAGATGAAGGCTAtccaggaggagctgcagctggtactgaagaaggagagggaggcTCAG AAGGAGCTCTCTGCTCTGCGTTTATCCTTGGCTCACCAGCAGACCACAAAAGACAGCACTGATCATCAA CGTGTGCTGGAGCAGCTTGTGTCAGAGTACCACAAGCTGAATGACGCCCTGAGGGCGGAGAAGAGATTATACCAGAGTCTCACCCACATTCACACCAAAAGTGACAG CAGCTCAGAGAAGATCCAGACCCTGCACACTGAGCTAGACTCTGTTCAGGCTCTCCGCGGACAGCTGGAGGAGGTCCTGGCCAGGACCCGTAACATGGCCCTAGTGCTGGAAAGGGCAGCTAAAAGGCAGCCTGACTTTGGAG AGCTcagcacagaggaggaggaggaggaggaggagggggatgaTGAAGACGGCAGCAGTGACGAGTTCACCGACAGCATAGAGGAGGACGATGAGAAAGTGACAGCTAGAAGTTTGGCCTCCATTCAG ACATCTGGAAGGGCCAGCGGACCTGAGGGTGTGTCTGGAGGGCTGGTGAGGGGTTTGCTGGCCCAGCGAGCCAATGGGGAGAGAGACTTACAGCAGCTCGAGAAAGCAAAGACAACACTTGAAAGAGAGCTTGAAGAAATAAGGTCACAGCTGGAGAGGGATGGATACACCTCTGTGGCTCAGATGAG GAGTGCACTGCAGAGGCTGCAGCAGGAAAACCAGTTCCTGAAAGCAAACCAAGGACGGGCTGGAGTCCTGGGACTAAGGACTAACACAGAGGAGAATCACAGGAGCCTGAaccaggaagaggaagaggaggaggaggaagaagaggaggaggaggatattgaggaggaggaagaagatgaagaggaggaaacatCTTCAGTGCCAGTGGGAAAACGTGGTCCTCCGTGTGTTAGTCTGAGCAAGGAGCGGGGGAAAAGGCATTGCACACGGCCATGCTCTCTGGAGCCCGGCACGCTGACATCTCATCACTACAAACACCAGCCTGAGACG GAGGTGGAGCCTGCTGGTGACAGGAGTGAGGTGGGAGCGCTCTGGCAGGATATAGACGAGGGTCTCCGAGAGCAGGCGGCCCGTCTGTGCTCTGATCTGGCTCTGAGCCGCCAGGAGAACAGAGAGCTGCAGGAGAGGCTGATGGTGTCTGAGGCCACAGTTCACGCTCAGGCTGAACAACTGAAGGACTACAGGGATCTGCTCA CGGAGACGTCTGTCCAGCAGGCCAGTAAGCAGGTGCAGGTGGATCTTCAGGATCTGGGTTATGAGACTTGTGGTCGCAGTGAGAACGAAGCTGAGAGAGAAGACGCCAGCAGCCCAG aGTTTGATGACCTAGAGATGTGCACGTCGCTGTCCCATCATCAGGACTATGAGGGGGTGGGTGGCAGCTGGTACACTGGTAACAGCAATAACAGAGGTGCTTATGATGAAATGGGGGATGAGTCAGCTTCTCTCCAGCATCTGGTCCAGGATCTCCGCTCACAACTGACCCGCTGCCACAAGGTGATCCGTGGGCTGCAGCTGCGTGTCCGCTCGCTGTCTGCCACAAGTGACTACGCTTCCAGCCTGGAGCGCACCCCACGCAAG GTAAACTGGGCCTTTGAGACTTCACCAGCCCCGAGCGGTGTGGAAGAGGATGAAGGCTGGATGTCTGACACCCAAGCCATTCGTTCAGGGTCCAAGCCCAGCAGGGAGCTGCAAGAACTGATGGCACGTGTTGCATCACTGGAGGCACAGCTGAAGACATCCAAACTGGAGGGAAAAGTTCAAGCAGAAGAAGGGAAATGTGCCACCTGGCCCGG GAAGTACAACTCTCTGATCCAGGCACAAGCTCGTGAGCTGTCCCACCTGAGGCAGAGGATGAGAGAGGGGCAAGGAATCTGCCATATCCTAACCCAACACCTGGGAGATACCACCAAG GCCTTTGAGGAGCTGCTGCGAGCCAATGATATCGATTACTACATGGGCCAGAGTTTTAGAGAACAGCTGGCACAGAGCTCTGCCCTGGCACAAAGAGTGGTCACCAAGATCAGTGGAC GAGACCATGCAGACAGCCATGATGATAAGACAGGCCATGAGTTGCTTGCCCTACG GTTGAGTAAGGAGCTCCAgcaaaaagataaaatcattGAGTCTCTCCACACCAAGCTGCAGCAGCGTCCAGAGACTCCGTCCAGCTGCCAAGCCCTCTCTGAGACTACCGACCATTCAGACAGGACCTCTCTGGTGTCCGATGAGTATCGAACCAATGAAGACCTGGAGCTCAGTTCTGATTTAGACGCCAGAGAATATCAGGAGGAGCAACAACTGCGGCAGCCAGGACACGGATCAGAACAAGATG tccgtccatccatcccttcTCCTCGTGGCCTCCTCAAGTCTTCCCACAGCTGTCCCAACATGCTTTCCTCAGCCCCTGTGGCTTTGACCACTCAATTCTCCAGAG CCCTTGTCAATGAGCctgtttcctcctccttctctgtccCCTCTGGCCCTGACGTCTGGGGTATGGAAGTCACTTCTGACACCCGGCCCAGGGCCCTGTCTGTGATCGCTGTTCGCCCAGAGCTGGACACACTGTACAAACAGATGAATGAGCAGAACAGGG gCTTCACAGTTCCCCATGATAAGGCTCTGTTCACTCTCTCACCTGGTGCCCGCAATCAGCACGACCTCTCCACCTACAGCCCGCTATCCCATCATGCCTTTCAACAGTACCAGCTGAGTGGTATTCCTGAAGGCCACTCGCTGAAGTCTGACTCAGGTCTAGTGACAGGGGGGACTTTGTGGGACATGGACAACATGGCTCAGCAAGTCGGAAGCTTCTCTGGATCACCTGGACATCAACTAGGAAATAGTCATGCAG GGGTAAATTTGATAGAGGAGCACTTGCGGGAGGTGAGGTGTCTTCGTCAGCGTCTGGAGGAGTCCATTAGGACAAACGAGAGGCTCCGACAGCAGCTGGAAGAAAGACTGGCCACCGCTGGGCGTGATGGAG GAGCACCAACAAACATCTACATCCAGGGACTGGATACAGTCAGTCAGCTGTCTAATGAAATCAGAGTCCTGAAAGAAGAAAACCTCAGTTTACAGTCTCGCCTGCAGGCCAGCACAG ACACGTGCGAAGAGCTGGTGCAGCTGCGGGAGGCGGTGTTTACAGCACGTGCACGCCTGAAGCAAGCAGAGCTGGAGGCTGAGCAGTGGAAGGAGGAGTTAAGACGACTCCAGGCCCACAGTCAGGAGCAGGGACAGCAGATACACACATTAAGGCAGGAACGACAGGCCAGTCAGGAGAAAACCAACAG GCTCCAGCATGAGGTGTCTctactgcagcagcagctgtgtgagaGCAGGGAGCTCATCCACTCCCTGCAGAGTGAACTGCAAGTTTACGATCGTGTGTGTTCCAGCACAAAGGCCAGCAAAG GCTACCTGTGTGAGCTCCCGGGTCTACCAGTGGAGCTTGGGGAGCTGTTGGGGGAGGTGAGGAGTTTACGGGCCCAGCTGCAGAACAGTGTCCAGGAGAACAGCGCCCTCAAGCAGCTGGAGCTCCACAAACAGCTGGAACAGAAGTTGGGTGTCGGCTCTCCTCGCACTCCTTCCCTCTCTGCCCTCACTGCCAGCCCTCAGAGAGAAAACTTCTACAGACGACAGCTGCTGCACG ACCCAGCTCCGTCTCCACCTGTCAGGGACATTGGTCTGTTTAACTGTGGATCTCCCGGTCCGCCCTACTCAGACCTGGATGACAGCCATAGCACTGCCAATG ACCCTCTCGATCCTCACTCTGAGTTGGAGGGTGAGGCCCCTGACGGATCATTTTCAAACCGTAACGGCCGTCACGCCATCGGTCATGTGGATGACTTCAGCGCTCTGCAGCAGCAAGTCTTAGAGGGCCGGAGCCTTGTCCAGCGCATGGAGACAACATTGCAGGCCTGCCTGGGCCCACCACTGCTGGAGGGGGGgcagaaacagaacagagagcTG GTGCTGGACTATGGATGTGTGAAGAGTCTTCTGACCAACACCAAGACTCTGAGGCAGATTTTGGAGGAGGTGATGTCTCTGCTGAAGATGTTCTGGAGGGCAGCACTGCCCAGCACTGATCCCTCCATCCAAAACCTTAAGAAG gagCAGTGTATGCAAGAGGAGATCTTGTCCCTGAAGCTGCGTATATCAGAGCAGGAAGAGGTTCTTAAGGGGACAATTCAAAGACTGAGGAGCACCAGCCGCACCAAGGAGAGCATGGAGCACTTCATAGTCAACCAGC TGTCAAGGACTCGTGATGTGCTGAAGAAAGCAAGGACAAATTTAGAG AAGAATGAGCTGAGACTTTCCTCTCTaagctcctcctcttcctctccttgtGCTG CTGAGGACCCAGGAGGCGCTGCCAGAGAGCAGCCTGCTGATCGCAGTTTCCTGAAGACCAGCGGTGCCTCTGGAGTCGCCGGGGTTGCGGCGGCCAATCAGCGTCCGGCAGCGAGGAAGCGCAGCAGCCAATGCCTGCTTTAG